A window from Camelus dromedarius isolate mCamDro1 chromosome 9, mCamDro1.pat, whole genome shotgun sequence encodes these proteins:
- the LOC105102682 gene encoding metallothionein-2, whose protein sequence is MDPNCSCSAGESCSCPGSCKCKECKCTSCKKSCCSCCPVGCAKCAQGCICKGASDKCSCCA, encoded by the exons ATGGATCCTAACTGCTCCTGCTCCGCCG GTGAATCCTGCTCGTGTCCTGGCTCCTGCAAATGCAAAGAGTGCAAATGCACCTCCTGCAAGAAGa gttgcTGCTCCTGCTGCCCAGTGGGCTGTGCCAAGTGCGCCCAGGGCTGCATCTGCAAAGGGGCGTCGGACAAGTGCAGCTGCTGTGCCTGA
- the MT4 gene encoding metallothionein-4 isoform X2, which produces MDPGDCTCMSGICICGDNCKCTTCNCKTCRKSCCPCCPPGCAKCAQGCICKGASDKCSCCP; this is translated from the exons ATGGACCCCGGGGACTGCACCTGCATGTCTG GAATCTGCATCTGTGGAGACAACTGCAAATGCACAACTTGCAACTGTAAAACGTGTCGAAAAA GCTGCTGTCCCTGCTGCCCCCCAGGTTGTGCCAAGTGTGCCCAGGGCTGCATCTGCAAAGGGGCATCTGACAAGTGCAGCTGCTGCCCCTGA
- the MT4 gene encoding metallothionein-4 isoform X1, with product MDPGDCTCMSAGICICGDNCKCTTCNCKTCRKSCCPCCPPGCAKCAQGCICKGASDKCSCCP from the exons ATGGACCCCGGGGACTGCACCTGCATGTCTG cAGGAATCTGCATCTGTGGAGACAACTGCAAATGCACAACTTGCAACTGTAAAACGTGTCGAAAAA GCTGCTGTCCCTGCTGCCCCCCAGGTTGTGCCAAGTGTGCCCAGGGCTGCATCTGCAAAGGGGCATCTGACAAGTGCAGCTGCTGCCCCTGA